The genomic segment AAAATTCTTTAATATCTTCTTTTTTGAATTTAAAAATTTTATCATCAACTCTTTTTTTTACTTCAACTAAACCTTCATTTTCAAAGGTTTTACCAAAAATGATCTTATAAGGAATTCCAATTAAATCTGCATCTTTAAACTTCTCTCCAGGAGAAATGTCTCTATCTTCAAAAAGAACTTCAAAACCTTCATTTAAAAGTTCAAAGTAAAAATTTTCTGCTTCTTTTGCTGTTTCTATATTTTGTGAAACTGGAATAACAATTATGTGGTATGGAGCTATAACATTTGTCCAAACAATTCCCTTTTTATCTGAGTATTGTTCAATTGTTGCTGCGATAATTCTTCCGAGACCAATACCATAACATCCCATTATAAAAGGTTTAAGCTCTCCATTTTCATCTTGAAAATATGCTTTCATAGATTCAGAATATTTTGTCCCAAGTTGAAATGTATGTCCAAGTTCTATTCCAATTTTTTTAATTAGTTTTTCACCACACTTTGGACATGGATCACCATCTCTCACTTTTCTTAAATCAATAAACTCTTTAACATCAAAATCTCTAGGATATGAAACATGTATATAGTGGTGATCTTTTTTGTTTCCTCCACACGCACCATTTTTTACATACTTTACTCTTGTGTCAGCAATAATCTCCCCAACATATCCAATTGGACCTGAAAAACCAAGTGGTGATTTTGTATATCTTTCAATCTCATTCTCATCTGCTAATCTTATAGATTTAGCATTATAGAAATTTTTTAATTTAACTTCATTTATTTCATCATCCCCTCTTATTAAAACAAGAATTGGCTTTTCATCAATTATATATAAAATTGCTTTTATTAATCTATCTTCACTTAAGTTTAAAAATTTACTAACTTCTTCAACCTTTTTCATATTTGGTGTATAAACTAATTCTAGTGGTTCTTCATTTAAGACCACCTCTTTTATATCGCCACTTTTTGCTGCTTCAATGTTTGCTGCATATCCACATGTTGAACATACAACAAATTCACATTCTCCAATAGATGATTCTGCCACAAATTCATGAGAAATTTTTCCTCCAATTGCTCCAGAATCAGCTTCTACTGTATAATATTTTAATTTGAATCTATCAAATATTTTTTTGTATGCTTCAAATACTTTTTTGTATGTTTCAGAAAGATTATCCCATGAAGAATCAAAAGAATAAAGATCTTTCATTAAAAATTCTCTACTTCTCATTATCCCAAACCTTGGTCTTATCTCATCTCTAAACTTTGTTTGAATTTGATATAAAAGCTGTGGAAGATTTTTATAAGATCTAACACTATTCCTAACTAACATTGTAATTATTTCTTCATGTGTTGGTCCAAGACAAAAATCTCTCCCTCTTCTATCTTTTAATCTAAAAAGTTCATCTCCATAAATATCCCATCTTCCGGTTTCATCCCATGGTTCACGAGGAAGAAGAGCAGGTAAAATAACTTCTTGTGCTCCAATTTTATTCATCTCTTCTCTAATTATGTTTTCAACTTTTTTTAATACTTTAAAACCAATTGGCAAAAAAGCATAAATTCCAGAACTAATTTGTCTTATAAGACCACCTTTTATCATTAATTTATGACTTATAGTTTCAGCATCTTTTGGGTCTTCTCTTTGAATAGGAACAAACAATTTACTTAAATACATATTCACTCCTTTTTAAGTAATTCTTTTTTCAAAAAAGGTATAATCTCTGATTCCTCAATTGATGTAATCATTTTACCATTTTTAAAAAATAATATTTTACCCCTTGTCATTGCAATTCCTATATCTGCATTTTGAGATTCGCCAATTGCATTAACTTCACATCCCATTACTGCAAGTTTTATTGGAATTTTGAGATTTGAAAAATTTTCTTTTACTTCTTTTAAAATTTTTTCAAAATTCTTGTTACAT from the Caldisericia bacterium genome contains:
- a CDS encoding proline--tRNA ligase — translated: MYLSKLFVPIQREDPKDAETISHKLMIKGGLIRQISSGIYAFLPIGFKVLKKVENIIREEMNKIGAQEVILPALLPREPWDETGRWDIYGDELFRLKDRRGRDFCLGPTHEEIITMLVRNSVRSYKNLPQLLYQIQTKFRDEIRPRFGIMRSREFLMKDLYSFDSSWDNLSETYKKVFEAYKKIFDRFKLKYYTVEADSGAIGGKISHEFVAESSIGECEFVVCSTCGYAANIEAAKSGDIKEVVLNEEPLELVYTPNMKKVEEVSKFLNLSEDRLIKAILYIIDEKPILVLIRGDDEINEVKLKNFYNAKSIRLADENEIERYTKSPLGFSGPIGYVGEIIADTRVKYVKNGACGGNKKDHHYIHVSYPRDFDVKEFIDLRKVRDGDPCPKCGEKLIKKIGIELGHTFQLGTKYSESMKAYFQDENGELKPFIMGCYGIGLGRIIAATIEQYSDKKGIVWTNVIAPYHIIVIPVSQNIETAKEAENFYFELLNEGFEVLFEDRDISPGEKFKDADLIGIPYKIIFGKTFENEGLVEVKKRVDDKIFKFKKEDIKEFLRKEIYDY